A genomic stretch from Chaetodon auriga isolate fChaAug3 chromosome 17, fChaAug3.hap1, whole genome shotgun sequence includes:
- the asb4 gene encoding ankyrin repeat and SOCS box protein 4: MGTVNTFFIAICAFIYNLLHAVWRTLVSDPAGLAVPYRERGLSFGEFMEELSPKQLAVKQLKQQFLQALQANNAQEVMQILHSRKLDIDTVLEVEDPNMVLASYKQGYWLPGYKLEHSWAMGIHVCVLYNALETALVLLQEGAAVNRMPNGKTPLHVACEVANSDFVALLLAHGAKVNSLSLSGHTALHHCSTPESVDCAKQLILKGAKVNMPSHSDEDTPLHTAAKFGVPELLALYLAHGASVDAVNSLQETPLMTATFWAFDTKKQIYSQDHHLVCRLLLDHQADPNLQEEDYKTALHKAAWNCDHVLMQMLLEAGADARSMDINGCAPIQYLLKVTDVRAMAIPELCYQLLLNHNAARIYPPQFHKVLQSCHDYPRAVEVMVNSYERLKPTKKWRAAIPDDCYKRHKNFYDSLFAVCTNTPRSLLHLTRCAIRSSLGGFCQRGVAQLPLPPPMKKYILLEPEGILY, from the exons ATGGGTACGGTTAACACCTTCTTTATCGCCATTTGTGCGTTTATTTACAATCTCCTCCATGCTGTGTGGAGGACGTTAGTGTCTGATCCGGCTGGTTTGGCAGTGCCATACAGGGAGCGAGGTCTTTCTTTTGGGGAGTTCATGGAGGAGCTGAGCCCCAAACAACTGGCTGTCAAACAGCTGAAGCAACAGTTCCTGCAGGCCCTGCAGGCCAACAATGCTCAGGAGGTTATGCAGATTCTACACTCCAGGAAACTAGACATTGACACtgtgctggaggtggaggaccCCAACATGGTACTGGCCTCATACAAAcaag GTTATTGGCTCCCGGGCTACAAACTGGAGCATTCCTGGGCGATGGGCATTCACGTATGTGTGCTGTACAATGCTCTGGAAACGGCACTGGTGCTCCTTCAGGAGGGTGCAGCTGTCAACCGGATGCCCAACGGGAAGACGCCGCTGCACGTCGCATGCGAGGTCGCCAACAGTGACTTTGTTGCCTTGCTTTTGGCTCACGGGGCAAAGGTCAACAGCCTGTCACTGAGCGGACACACGGCACTGCACCACTGCAGCACCCCAGAGTCTGTAGACTGTGCCAAGCAGCTCATCCTCAAAG GTGCGAAAGTCAATATGCCCAGCCACAGTGATGAGGACACACCTTTGCACACAGCAGCCAAATTCGGCGTCCCAGAGCTGTTGGCTCTGTACTTGGCCCACGGAGCATCTGTGGACGCTGTCAACTCTCTCCAGGAGACGCCCCTGATGACTGCAACCTTCTGGGCTTTCGACACTAAGAAGCAAATCTACAGCCAAGACCATCATTTAGTCTGTCGCCTCCTGCTGGACCACCAAGCAG ATCCGAACCTCCAAGAGGAGGACTATAAAACAGCTCTTCACAAGGCGGCCTGGAACTGCGATCACGTCCTGAtgcagatgctgctggaggccggaGCAGATGCACGAAGCATGGACATCAACGGCTGTGCTCCCATTCAGTATCTCCTCAAAGTGACTGATGTCAGGGCCATGGCCATACCTGAGCTCTGCtatcagctgctgctcaacCATAACGCAGCACGGATATACCCACCACAGTTCCACAAG GTGTTGCAGTCCTGCCACGACTACCCCAGAGCGGTGGAAGTCATGGTCAACTCCTATGAACGCTTAAAACCCACAAAGAAGTGGAGAGCTGCCATTCCTGACGACTGCTACAAG CGCCATAAAAACTTCTACGactctctgtttgctgtctgcacTAACACGCCTCGCAGCCTGCTTCACCTGACCAGATGTGCCATCAGATCCAGCCTAGGTGGGTTCTGTCAGAGAGGTGTAGCACAGCTGCCTCTGCCGCCCCCCATGAAGAAATATATATTACTGGAACCCGAGGGGATACTGTACTGA